GAAATAAAAGTGGCTAGCTCGCTTATTAAACACGTTATCAAATAGCAATCAGTTTGGTATTCCTATTTTTGGTGACTCTCTGTGAGGGGGTTAGAAAATAGCAGTTTGTATAGggaaactttttttttacttGCCGGTAGGTGGGTGCTGCCGAtaggtgggtactgcatggtaaGATTATCGATCAGCTTATACCAAGAGTTCCATCTGGTGTCGTTATCGATCCCAAGCCGCAAGCTTACTCGATCCTCCCATAGATCACTGTGGATAGATGAATTTTGAAGCCAGACTGCAATATTATGTAGTTTACGCATCGCCGGGATGGTTTGCCAGCCTCTGAATTTGTCATCCCTGAAATCGGGGGGCTTCCGAGCGGCCCTTTTAGCCTTTCCCTTCTATACCTTACTGAAAGACTGTTCTTGCTGTCCCGAAGCTTCAGACCGCGATGTTGGCTCATTGGCGGATACATCATAGAGTGTAAAGTAGAACTGTTCATACATCTCGGCGCCGGTTACGTCACTGGCAGCGGCAAGTGCTGCGCGTAAAGCTTCTTTCGAGGGCGCAAGGAGAAAGGCCTGAAGGGAGAGATTTATGATATGAGCGATGCATCGGATTCGGCGCTGGTTGGGATGGAAAGATATCTAGACTCAGTTAACCAACTACCTATCAATCAGCATTCTAAGTCACATACACCGTATTTATCCTGTAGTATTTGAGAGAGATGCTTTAAATAGGTATCATTTGAAGTAGCATTATCGCCGGTATGATAGCCGATTTGCTTCGCAATACCGTATTCTTCGATTGCTTCCGCCATTAGACTTGCTTGGCTTTCGCCACTGTGGCTGTATCGGCATTCAGGCATAGCTAGCAGGGCCTTTTGGAGTTGATAGCCATTATCAACCCATCTAGCGCATACTGCTAAAATGCCATGCCGATGAGGCGATGTCCAGATATCGGTCGAGAGATGGATCTTCGATACGGACGCCTGAAGCTTTGCTTTCAATTGAGATCGGTATAAGTCGAAGTTAGTGGTAATATGGCGCATAGCTGCGTCGaagtgaggagaagatccTCAATAGCCGGATTGCATGCCAATATAATATCCTGCATCTCATCCCATTTCATAGCGGAGAATGGTAAACGACGACGTGTAAGAAGACCGACAATCGATTCTATATATTACTATCGGCTAAAGGCGCGGCGTAAAGTGGTATCTGATGGCCGACTCGGAAAAAAACTGTCTATCTGCGGCTGCTTTGATGGCCAGGTAATAATATCTGAGTCGCGCTCGTCTATGGTACTGGCCTCCGTCTGAAGAATAGAGGCATATTTCCTTTTCGCATAGTAAATGGCATTGCCATGCTTTCTATTTGACCATGGACTATCTGGGGGATAATAAAGGCATTTATACATAACACGACCAGATGTCTTTCGTTTGCCAGATGGGCCTAGTTTGGCATTCTCTGGATGAGTGGTGCGGAAAATGACGTCGAAGCTAGATGATTCGAAGGGCAGATCATCGGGTGATGCTCTAGTCTGTGATCGAGTAAGGGTATCAGTGATAATTTTTGAAGACGAAATCATAATTATACATTGAAATCATAACTATGTATTGAAAGTCGGGACAGCAGACTGTCAGACAGCGCGCTCTCACTAGGTAGCTCGTAATCTAATGATGATCGGAATGATTGTCTTCTGTCTCTTTCTCATCATGGTTATTCTTGCTCTCCCCCTTCTTATCACTAAAGAGGCGAGGCTATGATACTAGACCTGCTGGCCCTGCAACAGACCTGTAACACTGTTCTGATGATTCACGCGTAATCGTGCGACACCCGTTTCCTGTGGCTGCCTATGCAGCACTATCATCCATGCTACTTCTCCAATACAGACCGCGGAATTCAAAGATATCCGGCAGGGTGAAGGACTGGTACCAGCATGAAGTGCATTTAGTGTGATAGATGCTAGCTACTTATACACAAAAGGTTGCACCATGGCCTGCTGCCTATACTGAGGCCTACAGTCTACACTCAGAATTCTAGCATAAACTATAGGGAGCTGCAGCCTAGGCTAAAGAAGCTGTGGTTGGCATCTTATTATGTCCCACGGAAGGGCGTGTGCATAATCAACTTAGCAAGAAAGATTGAAATTAACAACTAGTATTTAGATTACCGGGGAATTCTGTGAATCTAAATACACTATAAAATCCTATGTTGTGTTAAAGATTTGATGAGAACAAGGGGGTGTTAAAAGAGTTCATTGCAGTAGATCTAACTAAAGTCCTGTAAATAAGATTATCTAATCTTATTAGATAAGGTTGCTACACGGCCGATAGCATTTTAGCTATCGTGATATCACACTTAGCTGAAAAAAAGTGTGATATATATTCACGGTGATATATATCACTTTAGCACTTTAGCACAGTGTGATATCACTTTAGCATATCATAATACGCAAGTCTGAGACGGGCTGCTGTGTGTAGGACTGTTACAGCGGATGTTCATCGATGAGTGTCACACAGTCATCATGGACATTGGTGTTGGGACCGTGTGACTAAGGTGGTCCGATCTGCTGGTGACTGGGATGCGGATACTATGTAAGGAGCTGTGCTCCTCTCGGATATATGTAACTTAGAACTAACAATAACACAATTAACTCTTTTTACTTCAACATAGTACTGCCTACGAATATCCACTACCATAACCATATATTGACATTCCTTAAAAACATTAGACCGACAAGTAGTTGCCTGCGTTCTATAATATCATAAACTTCTCGGGGCGAACCTGGTTGATGAGTTCACCATCCATGACGCCGTCGCAGTATGCATCTCCAGTAAACGCGAAATTCCCATGCTCGCCCGGCCGCAGGACGAATGGAATCCGTGACCCCATTAATATGACAACCACATCCCCAGACATCATCATTGGCGGCCCCATGCCAAGATGGCCTTTCTTCGTCAGAAACGGTCGTTTGCCGCTCATTGTTTCCGTGCTACATTGGTAGTGGCTACCATCAGTATCAAGAATTGTCTCAGTTTGTCCTTGCAGCTCGCTCACCGACCCCGCAAGCTTGCGTTGCTCAAAAAGTTCACACTCTGCGACGAGTGACTTGTATGCCCCTCTAACATCAGATGTTGGTCGCGTAGTCCTGCCATTACAGGTGTAAAGATCGCCGATTGGCACTCGCCAGACCGCTTCATCTCGCCTAGACTCGCTGGCATAGATTGGCTCGTTTTTCAGGGCCGAAAGTTGACACATCAGTCTAACCTGAGCGAAGTAGCTCAGGTACTGCTCATGACTAAAGATAGTGGTTTGTGCCATGGGCTCCCAACCTCTTCCACGACGTCCACCGTGATTCCTTCCAGAACGAGCATCAACGTGCTTGGAGATGATATTACGCTAGGTTTTGTGTCCCCACAAGCCTGAAAAAATGGAGGGTCGACGAGGGTGTGATCGTAATACGATGGGCTGAGGTTGGAGCGCCAGTCCGGTACCCATGAGGGAAGTGGGATGTAACTCTTGGGAAATTGAGAGTATGAAAGGACTTCTAGTCCCTGTTTCTCGATCATGACCCTCGCCGTCCTGCATAGGAGACCAGCATAGTCGAAGTCGCTATAATCGGGTATAATGTCCAGGCCATCTGTAGCTAGGCCCAGCAGCGCAAATATCCTGTCTCGCTGATCGGTCGCATGCATTTCGTTCTGTACGTATAGCTTTCGCATCAGGCTAAGGAGGCTGTCGCCGGTTGATTTCCCTGTCCATCTTGCGTCGTATCCCAGCCTCCGCTGCCGGGTACTGAAGAGGGCTGAGGTAGGCTCGTTCAAGATGAGCGGAAACTTTGCGTTGAGTTCCGCGAACTCTTTGTCCTTCCCGACGGCGTCCTTCAACAATTTCCCGCAGCTGAAATGTACAATCTGAATTGCGAGCATTACTAGCTCAACCGCTACAGACCTTTTACCGCAAACAAAGACTGTATCTGGGCAGAGACAGAACTCCTGAACTACCCATACCCTCTTGAACCACGGCCGTTGAAACCAGGCAATGATGGCGTCCAGGGAATCCCTGTATATAGAGCGGCCTTTTTCAAATAGAGCCTGGAATTCGATAGTGAGAGGGTCAGCAGGGTCTGCGTTGATGACTATCGGCTGGAGCTGCGGGAACTTCTCCTCGGTGTAGAAGCTTTCCAGACCAAGGTTGCGAGCATCTTGCCCTATTATGGACCAGATATCCATGACGGTGTCGGAGCCGCTCTCAGCAGGCCCCAGCCAGACGAGAACTCTCTGTGCTTTGGAGTAGATCTGACTCATCAACCCTATCTGCAAGCTCTTCTCCTGTAGATTCTCCTGGTTAATGCAGATTTGGTCGATCCAGAGCGTTATGGCCTCATCCTCCCTCCGCAGGTGTCGAATCGCCTCATCCAGAGATTGAGTGATACGGAAGTCTGTTTCTGGCAGCTTCAGACTGTGCGTTCGAGCCGCAGTTCCCCATGTGTACGAGAGCGCCTGGAAGTTCATAGGTTCCGATATGGgtgtcatcaacatcttACAGTAGATAGGGACCCATGAGTAACCAGCTGGATAGATCTTCAGCAGTCGGATATGCGTGGCGGCAGATGGGAGAATCGCATGTTGCTCAGCCGCCGAGGATGTGTCGGACAGTAAAGTCGAAACAGCCTTCTCTAGGAAATTAAGCATGGTGATGCAAGAAAGAAGATGCTCGATGTGGAAACAATCAATAAGTATTAAGGACGGTCTATGGGTTTGCCAGTTAAGGAGACCATCCTTCTTTGAACTTGTGGTGGCTTTCACAGCCTGGGTTATTGATGCGGTCGGGACGCGCTGCGGGGTTCGCGCGGCTCGGCATAATACGAATGCCGGATGACGATGCGCCACATTTTCGCTTGGCTGCCGATTATGGAGGGactgtatgtatgtatgtagATTTTTCATACGGAGGGCCATCGGCTCCGAAAAAGTCCACTACTGGGACAtaggacgtgctgagctaaGGAGGTTTATCTACGTGCTAATTACACTACATCCATCCTTATTGTCTGTCCCATTTTCAGTAAGTAAAGAAACCCTGTCGGTAGCTAAGGCTGTGATTGGCCGGAGAGAGAGACCAGAGTGGGGTGAGGTAGAAAGTCAAAGCGGGGACCCCTGTGGGGCTGGGGGAAGTACCAGCGGCAGCATACCATGCGGGGTAAGCGACATAGCGTCGACAGGGGTAAGGGAAGAGTCAAGTGAAAGAGGATTTTATTAAAAGAGGCGAAGGTGATTGGCAGGAAAAAACAGCCAGCAACAGAAAAAGAAAGTTTAATAGGAGAGGAGACTTTTCTAAGAGAGGGATACctaagaaataataaaagaaaataggaaaataattaagaaaagtaaaaaataaaaaggcatagaaagagataaaaagataGTAATAAAGAGAGGTACTATATAGCGCGATAGAGCTAGCTGGCCTAAAACCCTTTGCATCACCGACCAGTTTAGGCAGTTTCTGAAGCTCTTAggggaaagagaaaacaacctCTATCTATTAATGTTTTCCGTTTTGATGCAAACCCCTATTAAAGGCTTGTAAACGGCTTGCTTAACCGGCTGCAGCCACAACAGCCCTTTCGATGGAGTAAGCAAGGCAGGCTTCGATACATGCTACTCTATACACAGGGGCTTAATAGCGGGCAGCTGACCACATAGCTAATGCACAGGGCCTTCGGGCGTGCAATGGCACTTGCCACAAACTAACAAATGCAGGCGAGCAATTCGAAAACAGGGGTTTTTTGAGTTCAATTTTAGACGCTGTGGCGCTGCTATCTAGCATGAAGAGGCTGGTAATCATATGATACTAAGACATTTTAGCGCATTACCTTCCTTTAGTTCGGCATTTGATAAAACCTCGCTTTTGTGCAAGCCTGATAAAAATCCGTAGCTCAACTGGCTTCCTAATAATTTACAGCTGAACTTAATGGCTACAgtatttatagctataagTACCAATAGTTGCTTTTAGTTAGTGGCAGGATAGCGGCAAGTGAGGCGGTTTACCTGATTCTGCCTTACGAGGCGCCTTATAGTTAGTTCCTCTAAGCATCCCTTATTCCTAGCAGTATTAGCGTTGTTACCTCACTTATGTGGCTCTACTTACTACAATCCCGTAATTCCATGACATGCCGTCTGATGTACGGACAGGGATTTCTTGCCAACGGGTTAAAAAGAAGTCTGGCACCTTGGTGCTTATGGGTGCCCAAAGGCGTGCAAGCCCATCACAATGTGAACAGCCATCGATGCCCAAACCCAAGTCTTTGGTCTCATGTTTGTCTTTGCACTCTGCTTGGTTTCAACCAGGCGGATCGCCATTCTACTACACCACCAGATATGATAAGAATAGTCTCAGTTTTCATAACCAAATTCTTTCTGTTATTATGTCCCGCGTGTATTGTGATCACTTTCGCAGGTCTTCCCATGGCGAATAGTTCAAATCTCTCTCACCGATAGACTCTTGAATGTCAGACGAGGAAAGAGAGGAGTTGCAGGAACATCACACTAGGCTTGTGCAAGGGCGAGTGGCTGGGACCTCGCACAGTTTGCCTATTTTGGGTAGAGCATTTTGCCTTTATTTCACACTAATAAAATCAGAAAACCTAAAACGTTTCTGTCGGCTAACCTTATTACATACTACAATAACGTTATCTATAAAGTAAAAATTAATAGAATTAATAAAGCTCTAAGtataacgtacatgataagcgaaTGAAACAAACCAGCGAGTGAAACatgtgacggttgggttcCAAACTATGAAACTAGGCCGTTCTAGGTTTCTGTTTGCAGATGGCGTAGGGCGTAAACTGAGCGTTGTCGAAGTGTCACGTCTCTTGATGGTAGATtcaatgcgtgttaggcttgATCAAtgtaaagaagttttattgatagctggtgagctagtctctatgaaagtgcaaatgaatgtgaTCGATATACTAGAGGTCGTAGTAAGGACCGATGGTATAATGAATGTGGTCGGTCCCTGGTGGACCGGTGATGTTTATGCATCGCTCTGGATGGACCGTTGAGTCGgtccttatcttatcagtgGGCCGAACTGTCTGGAGGGTCGGTCCAATGTGAGCTGGTGGGTCCGTCCTTGTGATTGGAGGAAATAATGGAGCccacgtgacgtaaccgctaggGTCGTAACAAAACACTGCACTGTATCTCCTAAGAGCCCAACTGGCTGCAATTAGGTCACGGCGAAGGGTCGTAACCAATTAAAATGCACAGAACAAGAGGTACTTCTACAGCCACCTAAATTATGCGGTGGTATAAGTACCAGCAGGTCTCATTACAAATCGGTACATCACATATCTTGCACCCATACCTCGTCTGCCGACTGCGATGCCTTCCTCTTGCGTAGCCGCTGATTTCAGCAAAAGCACGCCTTTGTAAGCCTTTTGACCTTATCTGCCCTTGCCGAAAGCCCTGACAAGCTAGGCACCTTGAACAACGACCACGATAGACATGGTTGATATCCCTATCTATGTGTCTTTGCCGTGTTTCTTGATCATCGATGTCCTCCTCAGCCCCTGACCGATATATCTTTCTTGCTTGActttcttgatgatatgTGTTAAGTAAGGCGTTTAAAATGCACTTCCGCCAATCCTCCTGTGACGTATATCTCTCCCAATTTAGCTGGGGACTATGTAGTTGAATGATATAGCTATTAGTCAGTgcaacatcaaggaggaaGGTCCATATAAGTGCCTGCCAAGCCCCCGGGCGTAGGGGGTGATCGTAGCTTATATATGACCTCAATTGATCGCCTCGGTCAACgtgattcatttcatcattATAAGCAGCAGCTGCTGTCGGGATTGGAACGACTTTAGTAGTCTCCTTACCAAATTCAAGCTGTATTGGCCGGGCTCGTAGATGGTCTGTAGAcggcctcttcctcttcttatCGGTACGTTCATCGCCTCGAAAGACGGTTGCTTGGCCCCCGGTCTAAGGCATCGTAATTTGAGCCTTTAAagtgccaaagccaccgaATAAAGAAGCCTGCTTGGGCGATGACCCAGATCTTGAAGCCTAGTGGAGTTGGCTTCCCTTTGACAACAGTTCTCGCTGTTGATCTGCCTGTATAGCGgaccatacactcatctacagCGAGATGAGAGCCTGGTTGGAAGAGTGCAGCTGACACTCTCTGTATGTGGtcagaccactcttcagcagcttgtAATACCTTCGGAAGGGGGGCGTTTTCATCGATCTTGGTGTGATCAAAGGGACGAAGATAGCGGTAGATCAGCTGAAACCTCCAATAGGGCATGAACTTAATAACTGAGTGCAGGGGGGATTGATCTCCTAGCCGGGGAGCCTTCCAATGACTTCGTAGCTTCCTTTCCTTATGAATTCCTATATAAATCAGCATGCCAAGCCATACATAGATCTGTGCAGTAGAGATCCCTTCCCAATCTAGGAGCGTTGAGTGTTTGTGAAGTGGGTTATTCCAGCTGTCAACCACGCCATTTTCAAGCAGGTAATAAATCCAACTATTAGTATATTCAATCCACCTCCAAAGCAGCGATTTAGGCACAAAAAGCTGGAAAAGATCAAGTGGTGTATTGGGCAAATAACTAATATGATAATCGCGAGGTTGTAGGATGAGAGGGCTGAAATTGAAGCCGCGGGTCTCATCGGCCGGATAATCATTAGCCCCGGCAGGCTCCTTTAGGCCCGTGCGGGGGCCCTTATGTTGCTTACAGAAGCTCTTGTCACCATAGGAATCGATCTCCTGTCTTTGACTGGGATCTGAAGAGGTATTCATTGATTGAATCGCCATgaattatatagtaatttgGCTATGAAAGGATAGAAGCTGAAGCTTTTGGTACCCCGCTCATACTGCTGTAATGACAGGGATAGGGTGGGGCGGGGTACGGATTGCAGCATGTTGGGCTCTTAGGAGAGAATTGATTTATTTTGCCCCACGTTACAAGGGGTAGACTTGATTTTTGACCAGGGGTAGACTTGAATTTACCAAAGTCACTAGTCGCGGGGTAGCCTTGAGTTTCGCTGGGGGTCGACTCTGGTCTGTGATTGGGCCAGGGTTACACGTTGAGATTTGGCCATACACAAAACGTACCGCGTAACGCTCCTGCTCAGACTTCAACCTTTTGTGCTTCGAGACATTGTGCAGACCGTATTCGAGAATCAGAACCTCCCGACGGGTCAAGGCATGGCAAGCAATCTTTTCACAGAGCTGGGCTGTTCCAACCCTATATATccttttgttcttcttttAGAATATCGAGTTATCGTGTGCCAACCGTGTCAGTATGCGTGTTTAGCTGGCGAAACGGCCACACATCTTTCCCAAAAGCATGCCGATGTAGATCTGGAAACTCGACGCCGACTGACTACGGAGATTAAAATGATACCGAACGTGCTGCGAAGTCGGACTGAGCTACCCCAACTGCAGTATCCACCGCCAATGACCGAGCCCATCTCTTGTCTTGCCCCACCAAAACTCGACGTACTGAAATGCCGATAATGCAATAACTTCAACGTCCGTCAGCTGCAGGCGATGCAGGAACATTATCGTAAATCTCATGGCTGGGTCAATCCTCGGAGTATAGGAAGGCTAGCAGAAGGGCTTTCGTCGACTGATAATGTACCATAGATTGAAGGGGTAGCATGTCAGCGTTTCTTTCCTTCTCGAGAAGGCAGCAGATGGTTCCAAGTCAACTTCAAAACCGAAAGATGCAATGCAAGCGCACTGAAGGCGAAACGAACTCCTACAAAACCACAGGTAGCGCCTCGGGATCTTACATCCGAAGGGTCCACCCATCTACAACAAATTATGGAACGGGAGGCTGGATATCAAAATGCTTTAAACCAGTCTTATATGACTGGCAATAATGCTTCTAGAGAGACTTTCGCCGCCACGAGTCTGTGGTTAGACAGGACGCAATGGTCTTCTGTCTATCGGGGTTCCCGACGAGATGTACTACGGGCGATGACGAGACCACCTAATCGCCACTGCCTCAACACCGATTATATCTTAGGACAGGGTGCTTTGGATGAAACTCTAAATTTTGTGAGCCCTCAAGAAGACGCACAAAAGATATCATGCATCATGGGAGCATTTGATTCTGTCATAGATCGTTGTGAGAATACAGTTCGCAGCACTAGCCACAACATCCTTTGCTGGCTACTTAGCTCGAGGCTGCAAAGCCGTCGAGAGTCCCCCTTCGCTCTTGTGGCAGATAAAAATAGCGAGGTGAGGTACAGGAGGACCCAGAAACAATTCTTGGTCTTTGTTTTCCGGCTATACCGTATGGCGAGCGGCGCACGAAAAGATGTAATGGAAGCCAAAGTGAGACCAGAAATTATGCTGAGCTGGATCGCATCTGGAATCATAATATCTGGTGCCTCTTTGAAATCTCTAAGGGGACCTGGCCGGCGATAGAGAGGCAGGAGGATAATCCTACTGGCCCTTCCCCCACTACATCTGGCGTCCTATCTATTAATAACGCTAGTGACGCTACGGTTTATGATGATTGAAGGACCTGTGCGACAGAAagcgaagaagacgaagaaagTGAGAATGCTGATATTGAAGACTGGGATCCATACGAGGATGATGACAATTACGATGACTCTGAAGACGATGACTCCGAAGACGACTACGATGACTCTGGGTACTGGAGTAATATTGATGGACCCAGCGCCACGCCCTACCGAGAGATGTCTGCAGGAGTACTGAGAGGATCTACCAAAGTTGTATTCGACGAATTCCTCGAAATCCTGTTCCAGCTGTGTGTCACGTTATGTACCGAGACTTTTGTTGACGGACAGCCAAGCTCTACGCTACTAGTGTACTTCAGCGGCGTTCTTGGCTTCTCTGCAGATTGTCATAAGTTCCAGCTTGCTCGGCAATACTGTCCAAAGTTTTCGGCAATTATTTATAAGCAACGGATATTACTTCTAGAGCTAGCACTGCCTGTCGCCAAACACTACCATTGGTATTCCCCACGGCCACGAGCAGCGCAGTTCGAGCCCTGAACCGATCCGANNNNNNNNNNNNNNNNNNNNNNNNNNNNNNNNNNNNNNNNNNNNNNNNNNNNNNNNNNNNNNNNNNNNNNNNNNNNNNNNNNNNNNNNNNNNNNNNNNNNNNNNNNNNNTTGTGAGCTTCGAGACTTCGGGCGCAACGTTGCACGTACAGAGCCACCATCCGTACATTTCCATTGGAGCAGTGATGGTGAAATGGTCTCCCACACGTCTCTTCAGATCACAATGAACGAGTTTCGCAGACTCCCAGAGCATTTTATTTCGCGGGCAGAAGTACTATGTGAGAAGCTTATGTTTGGTCTGCAATTGGATGTCGACTTATCGAATATCAAAGATGATATGGCTAGTTCGAAAAGTGGCTATAACTTTGTCAAGCATCCCGAAAACGTACTTGACTCAGCATATCTGGAATTGCTACTTCGAGCCTATACTGCAGGCAAGGATGGATTGGCCAAAGATGGCGTTTGGAGATGGCATTCTGTTGCAGCATACTTGAAACAAGTCACcgaaatggaagagcagcttGCTGGTGGGCTTTACACTGCATGCGGTCAAACACCACGGATCCAAAAGTTACTCAGCCTCGAGTACGAGAATGGTTTGAGCACAAGCGGTGGGATATATGTATGGGGAGGTTACGTGGCATACGTCATCCGTCATCACAAGGCAAAGCGCCTGACAAATCGTGAGTTCTATGTGGCTCGGTTCCTCTCGGTCAGACTAG
This genomic stretch from Fusarium oxysporum f. sp. lycopersici 4287 chromosome 2, whole genome shotgun sequence harbors:
- a CDS encoding hypothetical protein (At least one base has a quality score < 10); translation: MLNFLEKAVSTLLSDTSSAAEQHAILPSAATHIRLLKIYPAGYSWVPIYCKMLMTPISEPMNFQALSYTWGTAARTHSLKLPETDFRITQSLDEAIRHLRREDEAITLWIDQICINQENLQEKSLQIGLMSQIYSKAQRVLVWLGPAESGSDTVMDIWSIIGQDARNLGLESFYTEEKFPQLQPIVINADPADPLTIEFQALFEKGRSIYRDSLDAIIAWFQRPWFKRVWVVQEFCLCPDTVFVCGKRSVAVELVMLAIQIVHFSCGKLLKDAVGKDKEFAELNAKFPLILNEPTSALFSTRQRRLGYDARWTGKSTGDSLLSLMRKLYVQNEMHATDQRDRIFALLGLATDGLDIIPDYSDFDYAGLLCRTARVMIEKQGLEVLSYSQFPKSYIPLPSWRNIISKHVDARSGRNHGGRRGRGWEPMAQTTIFSHEQYLSYFAQVRLMCQLSALKNEPIYASESRRDEAVWRVPIGDLYTCNGRTTRPTSDVRGAYKSLVAECELFEQRKLAGSVSELQGQTETILDTDGSHYQCSTETMSGKRPFLTKKGHLGMGPPMMMSGDVVVILMGSRIPFVLRPGEHGNFAFTGDAYCDGVMDGELINQVRPEKFMIL
- a CDS encoding hypothetical protein (At least one base has a quality score < 10), which produces MAGSILGIEGVACQRFFPSREGSRWFQVNFKTERCNASALKAKRTPTKPQVAPRDLTSEGSTHLQQIMEREAGYQNALNQSYMTGNNASRETFAATNWDPYEDDDNYDDSEDDDSEDDYDDSGYWSNIDGPSATPYREMSAGVLRGSTKVVFDEFLEILFQLCVTLCTETFVDGQPSSTLLVYFSGVLGFSADCHKFQLARQYCPKFSAIIYKQRILLLELALPVAKHYHWYSPRPRAAQFEP